From the Sebastes fasciatus isolate fSebFas1 chromosome 3, fSebFas1.pri, whole genome shotgun sequence genome, one window contains:
- the LOC141764337 gene encoding uncharacterized protein LOC141764337 isoform X1 — MMASSPAAAAAAAGRDDPDDASSSPRDEPESEPSGPTHPEPACLEAQKWIEAVTGKSFGEKDFRSGLENGILLCELLSAIKPGLVKKINRLPTPIAGLDNLSVFLRGCEELGLKGSQLFDPGDLQDTSIRANLKDSDCNRKLKNVLNTVFWLGKAASGCTSYSGPTLNLKEFEGLLAQMRVETEEGGDSSQKRSVRDSGYDCWDSERSDSLSPPRHTRDNSLDSLDSFGSRSQHSPSPDVVNRGNSDGRGSDSEADGRRPDVRKDDMLARRTANSDSRNSIPFNQFLPNRTNASSYIPTPRRKPHTEEGEQRSHPQTTPEQSKRSGLHHKTPKTVTWAPENNEEKLKQEEENMTQEVLEQRKLKMLQKAGIKVLPAAVRYSSPPTMEEQEVRSPSPNIILRCDNDFLSSQKSAWDSSSDVEEEAEVRKVPDVHKDDLASRRAHRSPVAPRVHQFVPSPVCSNKDRERWEGIRRASQQTLQEKEISEKEAVPDIITRRDNPFLNSPRHEEEEDGEEEGEEGQVKATPNKQKDDLARRRAQSKPLPHRDGPMSFVSAPMSQADVQKWERLKMAEPSEASPVPVCQACLEKSYGSPLSGSARAGRGHSKVVTFGGVTEIEQPIDTVTSSEGEETELLRRLLSKATVAMPTIGLGSQLSERERSQVDGLNQTSADLPPCTPETPPTPAELDAQLAQYERRTEEDEEEEEEKIPDVQKDDMMARRTGAFHKQSSATATYNRFLPLPSTKRCTQGEVTTDAAPRNKRDVQADRSKKLNARVEPLRVPMETPDTTVIRATSHSEREYDDDDDDEYDENEPVPDLEKDDMMTRRTGSFQSTARTNQPINKFLPVPGAVKYNVAPVSAMKPLLRTKLSERMACESSIVTVAAEPQALLSKAPTLPKCAGLRRKRQEEDGKQEGDMTISDTSEPLSSSSPTPPPSPAAAPARKVEAELEKQSVEERVEEKVEERKKDVDKQPRKKPFWLDDDDLPPIMMSRRVAFMSEDTESVSMSDMLNEEEVGYLPPLSQSRNERMHEQYNDFQEDDDHWQSDLARWKTRRRSASQELIKKEEERKRMEKRMKEEGRDSNKRKSIKTYKEIVEEKERREVELCDAYRNAATPEEAAMVLQRYALRFTISDATLDSLKLPRSTANTKQDPTQVDKEHKTTSPVNETSERLHKPEPPVIKDQRHTEPEEMETLVTAQQETSVSVSCSSPTAGSPRSPVSNSENVPPRSLELKEPQPKPTESQTTQQKQPITGDAKPQTKHTPPQISLVQPHTTKPGHTLPSPPSVSPRPVPLLAAKPYCQPRSTQSGHKPVKMDGLVRVNGEAMEDLSVSSPPASARPSPPEVKDVPSEQTEKDVPSKLTQKDVPSEQTQKDVPSKLTQKDVPSEQTQKDVPSKQTEDDVPSEQAMTNQETVEQTPPPQTERSTSSLGSAISSLIGGRNCTITTTIVTELTHVEPHHPDIQSNGQVNGTSGFPGSPVEETQPATSPNSMQEYSPTVSEGLEESSVTIETPMLNLAKRVNHWVWDPNEERKRLESWQQEQERLLQEQYQREQEKLKKEWEKAQLEVQEEERKHNEEERKILEETVTPLNPAGLLNQTGMTPSAPENNQTEGGSVPLQQNGQRREGNEDQHATKLHFFQDTASDGEPLKKQEVWKTASLERNPGLNQPHIVKRSESHDAVINKQQPSPSSPQPPSPSRCVSGKRLCSGCSQQLGKGAAMIIDTLGLFFHMQCFKCGVCDGQLGDATVGTDVRIRNGLLSCHECYIASRGRGQPTTL; from the exons ATGATGGCCAGCAGccccgcagcagcagcagcagcagcaggtcgaGATGACCCGGATgatgcttcttcttctccgcGGGACGAGCCGGAGTCGGAGCCGTCGGGGCCGACACATCCAGAGCCTGCCTGTTTGGAGGCACAGAAATGGATAGAG GCTGTAACGGGGAAGAGCTTTGGAGAAAAGGACTTTCGCAGCGGATTGGAGAACGGTATCCTGTTATGCGA GCTGCTGAGTGCAATTAAACCAGGGCTGGTCAAGAAGATCAACAGACTGCCCACCCCCATCGCTGGGCTG GACAACCTGTCAGTCTTCCTGCGGGGCTGTGAAGAGTTGGGTCTGAAGGGCTCCCAGCTGTTTGACCCCGGGGACTTGCAAGACACTTCCATACGAGCTAACCTCAA GGACTCTGACTGCAACCGCAAACTGAAAAAT GTGCTGAACACAGTGTTTTGGCTCGGGAAGGCTGCCAGCGGCTGCACCTCCTACAGCGGCCCGACTCTCAACCTCAAGGAGTTTGAAGGGCTTCTTGCTCAAATGAGGGTG GAGACTGAGGAAGGAGGCGACAGTTCTCAGAAGCGCAGCGTTAGGGACAGCGGCTATGACTGCTGGGACTCTGAGAGGAgcgactctctctctccaccacgACACACTCGAGACAACTCCCTCGACAG TCTGGACTCCTTTGGCTCCCGCTCACAGCACAGCCCTTCTCCTGATGTGGTGAATCGAGGCAACAGTGATG GGCGAGGCAGTGACTCGGAGGCCGACGGCAGGAGGCCAGATGTGCGGAAAGATGACATGTTGGCCAGACGGACAGCCAACAGTGACTCCAGAAACTCCATCCCCTTTAACCAGTTTCTTCCCAACCGAACCAACGCCAGCTCCTACATCCCGACACCACGCCGAAAACCGCATACAGAGGAAGGAGAGCAGCGGAG TCACCCTCAAACCACTCCAGAGCAGTCCAAAAGATCTGGACTGCACCACAAAACTCCCAAGACTGTCACTTGGGCACCTGAGAACAATGAGGAAAAActaaaacaggaagaggagaatATGACCCAGGAAGTGTTGGAGCAGAGGAAGCTGAAGATGTTGCAGAAGGCAGGAATTAAAGTTCTGCCTGCTGCCGTTCGCTACAGCAG CCCTCCCACAATGGAGGAGCAGGAAGTGAGGTCGCCATCCCCGAACATCATCCTTCGCTGCGATAATGACTTTTTGAGCTCCCAGAAATCTGCGTGGGACTCCTCCTCTGATGTGGAAGAGGAGGCCGAGGTGCGGAAAGTCCCCGATGTTCATAAAGACGACCTGGCATCCAGACGAGCTCATCGCAGCCCCGTTGCTCCCAGGGTGCATCAGTTTGTCCCTTCACCTGTATGTAGCAACAAAGACCGAGAGCGCTGGGAGGGAATTAGACGCGCCTCGCAGCAAACACTGCAGGAGAAGGAGATCAG TGAGAAGGAAGCAGTCCCTGACATCATTACACGCAGAGACAACCCTTTCCTAAATTCCCCTCGccacgaggaagaggaggatggagaggaagagggagaagaggggCAGGTTAAGGCGACGCCTAATAAGCAGAAGGATGACCTGGCTCGTAGGCGGGCTCAGAGTAAGCCCCTCCCTCACAGGGACGGACCAATGAGCTTTGTTTCTGCCCCCATGAGCCAGGCAGATGTGCAGAAGTGGGAGAGACTCAAGATGGCTGAACCCAG TGAGGCTAGCCCGGTCCCTGTGTGTCAGGCTTGTCTGGAGAAAAGTTATGGAAGTCCTCTCAGCGGATCAGCAAGGGCTGGACGGGGTCACAGCAAAGTTGTGACCTTTGGGGGCGTGACTGAGATCGAGCAGCCAATAGACACAGTCACGTCAAGTGAAGGGGAGGAGACGGAGTTGCTAAGACGACTCCTTTCCAAGGCAACTGTAGCCATGCCTACCATTGGCCTGGGCTCCCAGCTTTCAGAGCGGGAACGCAG CCAGGTAGATGGCCTCAATCAAACCTCCGCTGACCTCCCACCCTGCACCCCTGAAACCCCTCCGACTCCTGCTGAGCTTGATGCACAACTGGCTCAGTATGAACGGAGAAcagaagaggacgaggaggaggaagaggagaagatcCCAGATGTTCAGAAAGACGACATGATGGCGAGGAGGACAGGAGCTTTCCATAAACAAAGCAGCGCCACAGCAACTTACAACCGTTTCCTGCCTCTGCCCAGCACCAAGCGCTGCACACAAGGGGAGGTCACCACTGACGCTGCTCCGCGGAACAAAAGGGACGTGCAGGCAGACAGGAGCAAGAAGCTGAACGCCAG AGTGGAGCCACTCAGAGTTCCCATGGAAACACCTGACACGACTGTGATCCGAGCAACGTCTCACAGTGAAcgtgaatatgatgatgatgacgatgatgagtATGATGAAAATGAGCCTGTGCCTGACCTGGAGAAGGATGATATGATGACTCGAAGGACTGGATCGTTCCAAAGTACAGCCAGAACAAATCAGCCCATCAACAAGTTCCTGCCAGTACCTGGAGCAGTTAAATATAACGTCGCCCCAGTGTCTGCAATGAAGCCACTACTCAGAACTAAACTCTCAGAGAGGATGGCTTGTGAAAG CAGCATCGTTACCGTGGCAGCAGAACCTCAGGCTCTGCTCTCCAAAGCCCCGACCCTCCCTAAGTGTGCAgggctgaggaggaagaggcaggAGGAGGATGGAAAGCAAGAGGGAGACATGACAATCTCAGACACTTCTGAGCCCCTCTCCTCTTCGTCGCCCACCCCTCCACCCAGTCCTGCTGCTGCCCCGGCTCGTAAAgtggaggcagagctggaaaaGCAGAGTGTGGAGGAGAGAGTTGAGGAAAaggtggaggagagaaagaaagacgtAGACAAGCAACCACGAAAGAAACCCTTCTGGCTGGATGACGATGATCTACCTCCCATCAT GATGAGCCGGCGAGTTGCTTTTATGTCTGAGGACACTGA GAGCGTGAGCATGAGTGACATGCTTAACGAGGAAGAGGTGGGATACCTACCGCCACTGAGCCAATCACGAAATGAGCGCATGCACGAACAGTACAACGACTTTCAGGAAGATGACGACCACTGGCAAAGT GACTTGGCTCGTTGGAAGACTCGGCGTCGCAGCGCTTCACAGGAACTGAtcaagaaagaggaagagaggaagaggatggagaAAAGGATGAAGGAGGAGGGACGTGACAGCAACAAGAGGAAAAGCATTAAAACCTACAAAGAGATCGTGGAGGAGAA GGAGCGCAGAGAGGTAGAGTTGTGTGACGCCTACAGGAATGCAGCGACTCCAGAAGAGGCTGCCATGGTTTTACAGCGATACGCTCTTCGCTTCACCATCAGTGACGCAACACTGGACAGCCTAAAACTGCCCAGATCCACTGCGAATACCAAACAGGACCCTACTCAGGTGGACAAGgagcacaaaacaacatcacCTGTTAATGAAACATCAGAACGTCTGCACAAACCAGAACCACCTGTTATAAAAGACCAGAGGCACACAGAACCTGAAGAGATGGAGACACTTGTAACTGCTCAACAAGAGACATCAGTTTCTGTCTCCTGCAGCTCCCCAACGGCTGGCAGCCCCCGCAGCCCAGTCTCAAACTCAGAAAATGTGCCACCTCGGTCACTAGAACTGAAAGAACCTCAACCCAAACCGACGGAGTCTCAGACTACACAACAAAAGCAACCGATTACAGGAGACGCAAAGCCTCAAACCAAACACACTCCGCCTCAGATTTCACTTGTGCAGCCTCACACCACAAAGCCTGGACACACActcccttctcctccatctGTATCTCCCAGACCCGTCCCCCTGCTGGCAGCCAAGCCCTACTGCCAGCCCAGGAGCACACAGTCTGGACACAAACCTGTCAAG ATGGACGGGTTGGTGCGAGTGAATGGAGAGGCGATGGAGGATTTATCTGTTTCCTCTCCACCTGCCTCTGCTCGGCCCTCGCCACCGGAGGTCAAAGACGTTCCTTCAGAGCAGACGGAGAAAGACGTTCCTTCCAAACTGACGCAGAAAGACGTTCCCTCAGAGCAGACGCAGAAAGACGTTCCTTCCAAACTGACGCAGAAAGACGTTCCCTCAGAGCAGACGCAGAAAGACGTTCCCTCCAAACAGACGGAGGATGATGTTCCCTCAGAGCAGGCTATGACCAATCAGGAGACGGTGGAGCAGACGCCACCTCCACAGACAGAAAGATCAACCTCATCTTTAGGCTCTGCCATCAGCTCCCTGATTGGAGGCCGAAACTGTACCATCACGACTACTATTGTGACAGAGCTCACACATGTGGAGCCACATCACCCGGATATCCAAAGCAATGGACAG GTCAATGGTACTTCTGGGTTTCCTGGGAGTCCAGTGGAGGAGACTCAGCCAGCGACATCACCAAACAGCATGCAGGAATATTCTCCCACCGTCTCAG AGGGACTTGAGGAGAGCAGTGTGACT ATTGAGACCCCCATGTTGAACTTGGCTAAACGTGTTAATCACTGGGTCTGGGACCCCAATGAGGAGCGTAAACGCCTGGAAAGTTGGCAACAGGAACAGGAGCGCCTCCTACAG GAGCAATaccagagagagcaggagaagctGAAGAAGGAGTGGGAGAAAGCACAGCTGgaggtgcaggaggaggagaggaaacacaaTGAAGAg GAGAGAAAGATCCTAGAGGAGACTGTAACACCCTTAAATCCCGCCGGCTTGTTAAACCAGACAGGGATGACTCCATCAGCTCCAGAAAATAACCAGACAGAAGGAGGAAGCGTTCCTCTACAGCAAAACGGCCAAAGAAGGGAAGGGAACGAGGATCAACATGCAACCAAGCTGCATTTTTTCCAGG aTACTGCAAGTGATGGCGAACCTttaaagaaacaggaagtgtggaAGACGGCCTCTCTGGAACGCAACCCCGGGCTAAACCAGCCACATATTGTTAAAAG gtCTGAATCACATGACGCTGTGATAAACAAACAACAGCCCTCCCCTTCATCCCCTCAGCCTCCCTCGCCCAGCAG atgtgttaGTGGGAAGAGACTCTGTTCTGGTTGCTCTCAACAACTGGGAAAAGGAGCCGCCATGATCATCGATACACTGGGACTGTTTTTCCACATGCAGTGTTTCAAG TGTGGAGTGTGTGACGGGCAGCTGGGTGACGCCACCGTAGGGACTGACGTACGGATTCGTAATGGACTGCTGAGCTGTCATGAATGCTATATTGCATCTCGGG GCAGAGGTCAGCCCACCACACTATGA
- the LOC141764337 gene encoding uncharacterized protein LOC141764337 isoform X2, whose product MMASSPAAAAAAAGRDDPDDASSSPRDEPESEPSGPTHPEPACLEAQKWIEAVTGKSFGEKDFRSGLENGILLCELLSAIKPGLVKKINRLPTPIAGLDNLSVFLRGCEELGLKGSQLFDPGDLQDTSIRANLKDSDCNRKLKNVLNTVFWLGKAASGCTSYSGPTLNLKEFEGLLAQMRVETEEGGDSSQKRSVRDSGYDCWDSERSDSLSPPRHTRDNSLDSLDSFGSRSQHSPSPDVVNRGNSDGRGSDSEADGRRPDVRKDDMLARRTANSDSRNSIPFNQFLPNRTNASSYIPTPRRKPHTEEGEQRSHPQTTPEQSKRSGLHHKTPKTVTWAPENNEEKLKQEEENMTQEVLEQRKLKMLQKAGIKVLPAAVRYSSPPTMEEQEVRSPSPNIILRCDNDFLSSQKSAWDSSSDVEEEAEVRKVPDVHKDDLASRRAHRSPVAPRVHQFVPSPVCSNKDRERWEGIRRASQQTLQEKEISEKEAVPDIITRRDNPFLNSPRHEEEEDGEEEGEEGQVKATPNKQKDDLARRRAQSKPLPHRDGPMSFVSAPMSQADVQKWERLKMAEPSEASPVPVCQACLEKSYGSPLSGSARAGRGHSKVVTFGGVTEIEQPIDTVTSSEGEETELLRRLLSKATVAMPTIGLGSQLSERERSQVDGLNQTSADLPPCTPETPPTPAELDAQLAQYERRTEEDEEEEEEKIPDVQKDDMMARRTGAFHKQSSATATYNRFLPLPSTKRCTQGEVTTDAAPRNKRDVQADRSKKLNARVEPLRVPMETPDTTVIRATSHSEREYDDDDDDEYDENEPVPDLEKDDMMTRRTGSFQSTARTNQPINKFLPVPGAVKYNVAPVSAMKPLLRTKLSERMACESIVTVAAEPQALLSKAPTLPKCAGLRRKRQEEDGKQEGDMTISDTSEPLSSSSPTPPPSPAAAPARKVEAELEKQSVEERVEEKVEERKKDVDKQPRKKPFWLDDDDLPPIMMSRRVAFMSEDTESVSMSDMLNEEEVGYLPPLSQSRNERMHEQYNDFQEDDDHWQSDLARWKTRRRSASQELIKKEEERKRMEKRMKEEGRDSNKRKSIKTYKEIVEEKERREVELCDAYRNAATPEEAAMVLQRYALRFTISDATLDSLKLPRSTANTKQDPTQVDKEHKTTSPVNETSERLHKPEPPVIKDQRHTEPEEMETLVTAQQETSVSVSCSSPTAGSPRSPVSNSENVPPRSLELKEPQPKPTESQTTQQKQPITGDAKPQTKHTPPQISLVQPHTTKPGHTLPSPPSVSPRPVPLLAAKPYCQPRSTQSGHKPVKMDGLVRVNGEAMEDLSVSSPPASARPSPPEVKDVPSEQTEKDVPSKLTQKDVPSEQTQKDVPSKLTQKDVPSEQTQKDVPSKQTEDDVPSEQAMTNQETVEQTPPPQTERSTSSLGSAISSLIGGRNCTITTTIVTELTHVEPHHPDIQSNGQVNGTSGFPGSPVEETQPATSPNSMQEYSPTVSEGLEESSVTIETPMLNLAKRVNHWVWDPNEERKRLESWQQEQERLLQEQYQREQEKLKKEWEKAQLEVQEEERKHNEEERKILEETVTPLNPAGLLNQTGMTPSAPENNQTEGGSVPLQQNGQRREGNEDQHATKLHFFQDTASDGEPLKKQEVWKTASLERNPGLNQPHIVKRSESHDAVINKQQPSPSSPQPPSPSRCVSGKRLCSGCSQQLGKGAAMIIDTLGLFFHMQCFKCGVCDGQLGDATVGTDVRIRNGLLSCHECYIASRGRGQPTTL is encoded by the exons ATGATGGCCAGCAGccccgcagcagcagcagcagcagcaggtcgaGATGACCCGGATgatgcttcttcttctccgcGGGACGAGCCGGAGTCGGAGCCGTCGGGGCCGACACATCCAGAGCCTGCCTGTTTGGAGGCACAGAAATGGATAGAG GCTGTAACGGGGAAGAGCTTTGGAGAAAAGGACTTTCGCAGCGGATTGGAGAACGGTATCCTGTTATGCGA GCTGCTGAGTGCAATTAAACCAGGGCTGGTCAAGAAGATCAACAGACTGCCCACCCCCATCGCTGGGCTG GACAACCTGTCAGTCTTCCTGCGGGGCTGTGAAGAGTTGGGTCTGAAGGGCTCCCAGCTGTTTGACCCCGGGGACTTGCAAGACACTTCCATACGAGCTAACCTCAA GGACTCTGACTGCAACCGCAAACTGAAAAAT GTGCTGAACACAGTGTTTTGGCTCGGGAAGGCTGCCAGCGGCTGCACCTCCTACAGCGGCCCGACTCTCAACCTCAAGGAGTTTGAAGGGCTTCTTGCTCAAATGAGGGTG GAGACTGAGGAAGGAGGCGACAGTTCTCAGAAGCGCAGCGTTAGGGACAGCGGCTATGACTGCTGGGACTCTGAGAGGAgcgactctctctctccaccacgACACACTCGAGACAACTCCCTCGACAG TCTGGACTCCTTTGGCTCCCGCTCACAGCACAGCCCTTCTCCTGATGTGGTGAATCGAGGCAACAGTGATG GGCGAGGCAGTGACTCGGAGGCCGACGGCAGGAGGCCAGATGTGCGGAAAGATGACATGTTGGCCAGACGGACAGCCAACAGTGACTCCAGAAACTCCATCCCCTTTAACCAGTTTCTTCCCAACCGAACCAACGCCAGCTCCTACATCCCGACACCACGCCGAAAACCGCATACAGAGGAAGGAGAGCAGCGGAG TCACCCTCAAACCACTCCAGAGCAGTCCAAAAGATCTGGACTGCACCACAAAACTCCCAAGACTGTCACTTGGGCACCTGAGAACAATGAGGAAAAActaaaacaggaagaggagaatATGACCCAGGAAGTGTTGGAGCAGAGGAAGCTGAAGATGTTGCAGAAGGCAGGAATTAAAGTTCTGCCTGCTGCCGTTCGCTACAGCAG CCCTCCCACAATGGAGGAGCAGGAAGTGAGGTCGCCATCCCCGAACATCATCCTTCGCTGCGATAATGACTTTTTGAGCTCCCAGAAATCTGCGTGGGACTCCTCCTCTGATGTGGAAGAGGAGGCCGAGGTGCGGAAAGTCCCCGATGTTCATAAAGACGACCTGGCATCCAGACGAGCTCATCGCAGCCCCGTTGCTCCCAGGGTGCATCAGTTTGTCCCTTCACCTGTATGTAGCAACAAAGACCGAGAGCGCTGGGAGGGAATTAGACGCGCCTCGCAGCAAACACTGCAGGAGAAGGAGATCAG TGAGAAGGAAGCAGTCCCTGACATCATTACACGCAGAGACAACCCTTTCCTAAATTCCCCTCGccacgaggaagaggaggatggagaggaagagggagaagaggggCAGGTTAAGGCGACGCCTAATAAGCAGAAGGATGACCTGGCTCGTAGGCGGGCTCAGAGTAAGCCCCTCCCTCACAGGGACGGACCAATGAGCTTTGTTTCTGCCCCCATGAGCCAGGCAGATGTGCAGAAGTGGGAGAGACTCAAGATGGCTGAACCCAG TGAGGCTAGCCCGGTCCCTGTGTGTCAGGCTTGTCTGGAGAAAAGTTATGGAAGTCCTCTCAGCGGATCAGCAAGGGCTGGACGGGGTCACAGCAAAGTTGTGACCTTTGGGGGCGTGACTGAGATCGAGCAGCCAATAGACACAGTCACGTCAAGTGAAGGGGAGGAGACGGAGTTGCTAAGACGACTCCTTTCCAAGGCAACTGTAGCCATGCCTACCATTGGCCTGGGCTCCCAGCTTTCAGAGCGGGAACGCAG CCAGGTAGATGGCCTCAATCAAACCTCCGCTGACCTCCCACCCTGCACCCCTGAAACCCCTCCGACTCCTGCTGAGCTTGATGCACAACTGGCTCAGTATGAACGGAGAAcagaagaggacgaggaggaggaagaggagaagatcCCAGATGTTCAGAAAGACGACATGATGGCGAGGAGGACAGGAGCTTTCCATAAACAAAGCAGCGCCACAGCAACTTACAACCGTTTCCTGCCTCTGCCCAGCACCAAGCGCTGCACACAAGGGGAGGTCACCACTGACGCTGCTCCGCGGAACAAAAGGGACGTGCAGGCAGACAGGAGCAAGAAGCTGAACGCCAG AGTGGAGCCACTCAGAGTTCCCATGGAAACACCTGACACGACTGTGATCCGAGCAACGTCTCACAGTGAAcgtgaatatgatgatgatgacgatgatgagtATGATGAAAATGAGCCTGTGCCTGACCTGGAGAAGGATGATATGATGACTCGAAGGACTGGATCGTTCCAAAGTACAGCCAGAACAAATCAGCCCATCAACAAGTTCCTGCCAGTACCTGGAGCAGTTAAATATAACGTCGCCCCAGTGTCTGCAATGAAGCCACTACTCAGAACTAAACTCTCAGAGAGGATGGCTTGTGAAAG CATCGTTACCGTGGCAGCAGAACCTCAGGCTCTGCTCTCCAAAGCCCCGACCCTCCCTAAGTGTGCAgggctgaggaggaagaggcaggAGGAGGATGGAAAGCAAGAGGGAGACATGACAATCTCAGACACTTCTGAGCCCCTCTCCTCTTCGTCGCCCACCCCTCCACCCAGTCCTGCTGCTGCCCCGGCTCGTAAAgtggaggcagagctggaaaaGCAGAGTGTGGAGGAGAGAGTTGAGGAAAaggtggaggagagaaagaaagacgtAGACAAGCAACCACGAAAGAAACCCTTCTGGCTGGATGACGATGATCTACCTCCCATCAT GATGAGCCGGCGAGTTGCTTTTATGTCTGAGGACACTGA GAGCGTGAGCATGAGTGACATGCTTAACGAGGAAGAGGTGGGATACCTACCGCCACTGAGCCAATCACGAAATGAGCGCATGCACGAACAGTACAACGACTTTCAGGAAGATGACGACCACTGGCAAAGT GACTTGGCTCGTTGGAAGACTCGGCGTCGCAGCGCTTCACAGGAACTGAtcaagaaagaggaagagaggaagaggatggagaAAAGGATGAAGGAGGAGGGACGTGACAGCAACAAGAGGAAAAGCATTAAAACCTACAAAGAGATCGTGGAGGAGAA GGAGCGCAGAGAGGTAGAGTTGTGTGACGCCTACAGGAATGCAGCGACTCCAGAAGAGGCTGCCATGGTTTTACAGCGATACGCTCTTCGCTTCACCATCAGTGACGCAACACTGGACAGCCTAAAACTGCCCAGATCCACTGCGAATACCAAACAGGACCCTACTCAGGTGGACAAGgagcacaaaacaacatcacCTGTTAATGAAACATCAGAACGTCTGCACAAACCAGAACCACCTGTTATAAAAGACCAGAGGCACACAGAACCTGAAGAGATGGAGACACTTGTAACTGCTCAACAAGAGACATCAGTTTCTGTCTCCTGCAGCTCCCCAACGGCTGGCAGCCCCCGCAGCCCAGTCTCAAACTCAGAAAATGTGCCACCTCGGTCACTAGAACTGAAAGAACCTCAACCCAAACCGACGGAGTCTCAGACTACACAACAAAAGCAACCGATTACAGGAGACGCAAAGCCTCAAACCAAACACACTCCGCCTCAGATTTCACTTGTGCAGCCTCACACCACAAAGCCTGGACACACActcccttctcctccatctGTATCTCCCAGACCCGTCCCCCTGCTGGCAGCCAAGCCCTACTGCCAGCCCAGGAGCACACAGTCTGGACACAAACCTGTCAAG ATGGACGGGTTGGTGCGAGTGAATGGAGAGGCGATGGAGGATTTATCTGTTTCCTCTCCACCTGCCTCTGCTCGGCCCTCGCCACCGGAGGTCAAAGACGTTCCTTCAGAGCAGACGGAGAAAGACGTTCCTTCCAAACTGACGCAGAAAGACGTTCCCTCAGAGCAGACGCAGAAAGACGTTCCTTCCAAACTGACGCAGAAAGACGTTCCCTCAGAGCAGACGCAGAAAGACGTTCCCTCCAAACAGACGGAGGATGATGTTCCCTCAGAGCAGGCTATGACCAATCAGGAGACGGTGGAGCAGACGCCACCTCCACAGACAGAAAGATCAACCTCATCTTTAGGCTCTGCCATCAGCTCCCTGATTGGAGGCCGAAACTGTACCATCACGACTACTATTGTGACAGAGCTCACACATGTGGAGCCACATCACCCGGATATCCAAAGCAATGGACAG GTCAATGGTACTTCTGGGTTTCCTGGGAGTCCAGTGGAGGAGACTCAGCCAGCGACATCACCAAACAGCATGCAGGAATATTCTCCCACCGTCTCAG AGGGACTTGAGGAGAGCAGTGTGACT ATTGAGACCCCCATGTTGAACTTGGCTAAACGTGTTAATCACTGGGTCTGGGACCCCAATGAGGAGCGTAAACGCCTGGAAAGTTGGCAACAGGAACAGGAGCGCCTCCTACAG GAGCAATaccagagagagcaggagaagctGAAGAAGGAGTGGGAGAAAGCACAGCTGgaggtgcaggaggaggagaggaaacacaaTGAAGAg GAGAGAAAGATCCTAGAGGAGACTGTAACACCCTTAAATCCCGCCGGCTTGTTAAACCAGACAGGGATGACTCCATCAGCTCCAGAAAATAACCAGACAGAAGGAGGAAGCGTTCCTCTACAGCAAAACGGCCAAAGAAGGGAAGGGAACGAGGATCAACATGCAACCAAGCTGCATTTTTTCCAGG aTACTGCAAGTGATGGCGAACCTttaaagaaacaggaagtgtggaAGACGGCCTCTCTGGAACGCAACCCCGGGCTAAACCAGCCACATATTGTTAAAAG gtCTGAATCACATGACGCTGTGATAAACAAACAACAGCCCTCCCCTTCATCCCCTCAGCCTCCCTCGCCCAGCAG atgtgttaGTGGGAAGAGACTCTGTTCTGGTTGCTCTCAACAACTGGGAAAAGGAGCCGCCATGATCATCGATACACTGGGACTGTTTTTCCACATGCAGTGTTTCAAG TGTGGAGTGTGTGACGGGCAGCTGGGTGACGCCACCGTAGGGACTGACGTACGGATTCGTAATGGACTGCTGAGCTGTCATGAATGCTATATTGCATCTCGGG GCAGAGGTCAGCCCACCACACTATGA